The Candidatus Arthromitus sp. SFB-mouse-Japan genome includes a region encoding these proteins:
- a CDS encoding YlmC/YmxH family sporulation protein translates to MLDMSFSLNDLKTMEVIDVSIGAKVGYINDFVIDTDTFRVLSIIVSYTKGSWFFKNNYLEIPWDKIINIGLDVILVDGSNIDLLLEARN, encoded by the coding sequence ATGTTAGATATGTCATTTTCATTAAATGACTTAAAGACTATGGAAGTCATAGATGTAAGTATAGGTGCTAAAGTAGGATATATAAATGATTTTGTTATTGATACAGATACATTTAGGGTGTTATCAATTATAGTTTCTTATACAAAGGGATCATGGTTTTTTAAAAATAATTATTTGGAAATTCCATGGGATAAGATAATAAATATAGGTTTAGATGTTATATTGGTAGATGGAAGCAATATTGATTTATTATTAGAAGCAAGGAACTAA
- the ftsZ gene encoding cell division protein FtsZ produces MLDFDMNSIFQNARIKVIGCGGGGGNAVNRMIEDGLKNVEFIVVNTDNQALRLSKAESKIQIGEKLTRGLGAGANPDIGEKAAEESKDMIKDAIQGAELVFITAGMGGGTGTGAAPVVAEIAKSLGILTVGVVTKPFPFEGRKRMIQADMGISNLMSKVDTLVTIPNERLLTMVDKKTSLLEAFKKADDVLRQGVQGISDLITIPGIVNRDFADVKAIMSDRGLAHMGIGRGTGENRAIEAAKQAISSPLLETSIIGATGVLMNVTGGPDLSLHEIHEAGNMVQESTDEDAVFMFGAVIDEDLKDEIRVTLIATGFEGSINRKVSEILKEEILTTKTDVPKTINDDKKEESQEERKDFKKNNSNDKDDDYGIPAFLRKRDFNK; encoded by the coding sequence GTGTTAGATTTTGATATGAATAGTATTTTTCAAAACGCAAGAATAAAAGTAATTGGATGTGGCGGCGGCGGTGGGAACGCTGTTAATAGAATGATAGAAGATGGTCTTAAAAATGTAGAATTTATTGTTGTTAACACCGATAATCAAGCATTAAGATTATCTAAAGCAGAATCTAAAATCCAAATAGGGGAGAAGTTAACAAGAGGTCTTGGAGCTGGAGCAAATCCAGATATTGGTGAGAAGGCTGCTGAAGAGAGTAAGGATATGATAAAAGATGCGATACAAGGAGCTGAACTTGTATTTATAACTGCAGGAATGGGAGGAGGAACGGGTACAGGTGCTGCTCCAGTCGTTGCAGAAATAGCTAAATCATTAGGTATATTGACAGTTGGTGTTGTCACGAAACCTTTCCCATTTGAAGGAAGAAAAAGAATGATACAGGCAGATATGGGTATATCGAATTTAATGAGTAAGGTTGATACATTGGTAACTATACCTAATGAAAGATTGCTTACAATGGTTGATAAGAAAACATCATTACTTGAAGCTTTTAAAAAAGCAGATGATGTTTTAAGACAGGGTGTTCAAGGTATATCAGACCTTATAACTATACCTGGTATAGTTAATAGAGATTTTGCTGATGTTAAGGCTATTATGAGCGATAGGGGACTTGCTCATATGGGTATAGGTAGAGGTACTGGTGAGAATAGAGCTATAGAAGCAGCTAAACAAGCAATATCATCACCGCTATTAGAAACTTCTATAATTGGAGCTACAGGTGTATTGATGAATGTTACGGGTGGTCCTGATTTATCGTTGCATGAAATTCATGAAGCTGGGAATATGGTTCAGGAATCTACAGATGAAGATGCTGTATTTATGTTTGGTGCTGTTATAGATGAAGATTTAAAAGATGAAATTAGAGTAACTTTAATAGCTACTGGTTTTGAAGGAAGTATAAATAGAAAAGTAAGTGAAATTTTAAAGGAAGAGATTTTAACAACTAAAACAGATGTTCCTAAAACAATCAATGATGATAAAAAAGAGGAATCCCAAGAAGAAAGAAAGGACTTTAAGAAAAATAATTCTAATGATAAGGATGATGATTATGGCATTCCAGCTTTCTTAAGGAAACGTGATTTTAATAAATAG
- a CDS encoding type IV pilus twitching motility protein PilT codes for MESINYIESIFERGIRVLCSFTIHMLTLQQILKIACDKEFSYIYLSVGANILGRTNSNLELVVEKILNQDELISYAKEILGDKFAELCEIGEKYTSFSMSGIGRFRANIFKQRNSIAISIKILSKSEFNNEINIPDNIYNFVSQLNNGLVLIIGSINSGKNLTVSNIIQKINKTSSKYIITLESTIEILYKHNKSIVNQREIGTDTYSYVSGIESAFRERPNILVIDDIPNYDVLKLIMKCCDAGVLVIASVYLNNIQHTLESLFEMEPKNKFYLKNVLANMLRCIINQKNIIDKNQEDLYLFEFMINIPMIANCIKENNIKNLYTLIQNNTKLGMYTMDNSLIEAYKCGLITREVFVQNVSNKEIAAKIILNY; via the coding sequence TTGGAAAGTATAAACTATATAGAATCTATTTTTGAGAGAGGGATAAGAGTTTTATGCTCTTTTACGATACATATGTTAACATTACAACAGATATTAAAAATAGCTTGTGATAAAGAATTCTCCTATATATATTTAAGTGTTGGCGCGAATATATTGGGACGCACTAACTCGAATTTAGAATTAGTAGTTGAAAAAATATTAAATCAGGATGAGCTTATAAGTTATGCAAAGGAAATTTTAGGAGACAAATTTGCAGAGCTATGTGAAATTGGTGAAAAATATACATCGTTTTCGATGTCAGGTATTGGGAGATTTAGAGCAAATATTTTCAAACAGAGAAATAGCATTGCCATATCAATTAAAATATTATCTAAAAGTGAATTTAATAATGAGATTAATATTCCAGATAATATTTATAATTTTGTATCACAATTAAATAATGGATTAGTATTGATAATTGGATCAATTAATAGTGGAAAAAATTTAACTGTTTCAAATATTATTCAAAAAATCAATAAAACATCTTCAAAATATATTATTACACTTGAATCAACTATTGAAATTTTATATAAGCACAATAAATCTATAGTCAATCAGAGAGAAATTGGTACAGATACGTATTCATATGTAAGTGGTATTGAATCTGCGTTTAGGGAAAGACCAAATATATTGGTTATAGATGATATACCTAATTATGATGTATTAAAACTAATAATGAAGTGTTGTGATGCTGGAGTACTTGTTATAGCGTCAGTATATTTAAATAATATACAGCATACATTAGAATCTTTGTTTGAAATGGAACCTAAAAACAAATTTTATTTAAAAAATGTTTTGGCAAACATGTTAAGATGTATAATTAATCAAAAAAATATTATTGATAAAAATCAAGAAGACTTGTATTTATTTGAATTTATGATTAATATTCCGATGATAGCTAATTGTATAAAAGAAAATAATATTAAAAATCTATACACTTTAATACAAAATAATACGAAATTAGGTATGTATACCATGGATAATTCTCTTATAGAAGCTTATAAATGTGGACTTATAACAAGGGAAGTTTTTGTCCAAAATGTGTCTAACAAAGAAATTGCTGCAAAAATTATATTGAATTATTAA
- the pgeF gene encoding peptidoglycan editing factor PgeF: MELIEIDNKYFLYKQVNNICFVITTANSEFGIHPNLKNYNKNINFIKKKFDLHDVFVASQIHGSTVVECDKNFSSGIEADGLITQERNYGIGVFTADCVPIFLFDSQKYIVSILHSGWKGTYNEITVNAINIFLEKYYSNINDIVIYIGPHNKVCCYEIGEELKRKFSEHYKFKQNNNIFNGNNLNLLECIKTSVLNCNIPLENINVIDYCVHCSNDVKFYSYRKDPKSLNRIFSFIFIK; the protein is encoded by the coding sequence ATGGAATTAATAGAAATTGATAATAAATATTTTCTATATAAACAGGTAAATAATATTTGTTTTGTTATTACCACAGCTAATTCTGAATTTGGAATACACCCAAATCTTAAAAACTATAATAAAAATATAAATTTTATTAAGAAAAAATTTGATTTACACGATGTATTTGTAGCATCTCAAATACATGGTAGTACTGTTGTTGAATGTGATAAAAATTTTTCAAGTGGTATAGAAGCTGATGGATTAATAACACAAGAAAGGAATTATGGGATAGGTGTATTTACTGCAGATTGTGTCCCTATATTTTTATTTGATTCTCAAAAATATATTGTATCGATTTTACATAGTGGATGGAAGGGAACTTATAACGAAATAACAGTAAATGCAATTAATATTTTTTTAGAAAAATATTATTCAAATATTAATGATATAGTTATTTATATAGGACCTCATAATAAAGTTTGTTGTTATGAAATTGGAGAGGAGCTTAAACGTAAGTTTAGTGAGCATTATAAATTTAAACAAAATAATAATATATTTAATGGAAATAATCTTAATCTATTGGAATGTATTAAGACTTCTGTATTGAATTGTAATATTCCGCTTGAGAATATAAATGTTATAGATTATTGTGTTCATTGTAGTAATGATGTAAAATTTTATTCATATAGAAAAGATCCAAAATCTTTAAACAGAATATTCTCATTTATTTTTATTAAATAA
- the sigE gene encoding RNA polymerase sporulation sigma factor SigE: MRKIIIFINNLIYKFKCITRAIFYIGSSDALPPPLTRDEEDDLINKLLITDTENVRTILIERNLRLVVYIAKKFENTGIMVEDLISVGTIGLIKAVNTFNPDKKIKLATYASRCIENEILMYLRRMNRVKGEISFYEPLNTDWDGNELLLSDILGSSDSNVFEFIEEEIDRGLLVIAMESLNNREHEIISLRFGLNGYLEKTQKEVADILGISQSYISRLEKRIIKKLKKEINKML; the protein is encoded by the coding sequence ATGAGGAAGATAATAATTTTCATTAATAATTTGATTTACAAGTTTAAATGTATAACTCGTGCTATTTTTTACATAGGAAGTAGTGATGCATTACCGCCACCATTAACTCGTGACGAAGAAGATGATCTTATAAATAAATTATTAATAACTGATACAGAAAATGTAAGAACAATATTGATAGAAAGAAATTTAAGATTGGTTGTATATATTGCCAAGAAATTTGAAAACACTGGGATTATGGTAGAAGATCTTATATCTGTTGGAACTATTGGTCTTATTAAAGCGGTTAACACTTTTAATCCAGATAAAAAAATAAAATTAGCAACATATGCCTCTAGATGCATTGAAAACGAAATATTAATGTATTTAAGGAGAATGAATAGAGTAAAGGGAGAAATTTCATTTTATGAACCATTAAATACAGACTGGGATGGGAATGAATTATTATTATCTGATATACTTGGGTCTAGTGATAGCAATGTCTTTGAATTTATTGAAGAGGAAATTGATAGGGGACTTCTTGTTATAGCAATGGAATCATTAAATAATAGAGAACATGAAATAATATCTTTAAGATTTGGTTTAAATGGATACTTAGAAAAAACCCAGAAGGAAGTAGCAGATATTTTAGGAATTTCTCAATCATATATATCCAGATTAGAGAAGAGAATTATTAAAAAATTAAAGAAAGAAATAAATAAAATGCTATAG
- the sigK gene encoding RNA polymerase sporulation sigma factor SigK: MLDNLFEIIGSVVLFVGYIVGNNSFPTPLTSEQEKEYIDRFKAGDLEAKNILIERNLRLVVHIAKKFSSIKDVEDLISVGTIGLIKGIESFDYVKGTKLATYAARCIENEILMLIRNTKKTKNEVFLQDPIGTDKEGNEISLIDILNSSDDTIIDIVEQKLTIKKMYKKLNNILNEKEQIIIKLRYGLIDGKIKTQKEIAKKLNISRSYVSRIEKKALSKLNKELLFKK; this comes from the coding sequence TTGTTAGATAACTTATTTGAGATCATAGGTAGCGTCGTTTTATTTGTAGGATATATAGTCGGAAATAATTCATTCCCAACCCCGTTAACTAGCGAACAGGAAAAAGAATATATAGATAGATTTAAAGCAGGGGATTTGGAAGCTAAAAATATTTTGATTGAGAGAAATTTAAGATTAGTTGTTCATATAGCAAAGAAATTTTCGTCAATAAAGGATGTGGAAGATTTGATATCTGTTGGAACAATAGGTCTTATAAAAGGTATTGAATCTTTTGATTATGTAAAAGGAACTAAACTTGCAACTTATGCTGCGAGATGTATAGAAAATGAAATTCTTATGCTAATAAGAAATACTAAGAAAACAAAGAATGAAGTATTTCTTCAAGATCCCATAGGAACAGATAAAGAGGGGAATGAAATTTCACTTATAGATATACTAAATAGTAGTGATGACACAATAATTGACATTGTGGAACAAAAATTAACTATAAAGAAGATGTATAAAAAGCTTAATAATATTTTAAATGAGAAAGAACAAATTATAATAAAATTAAGATATGGATTAATAGATGGGAAAATTAAAACTCAAAAGGAAATAGCTAAGAAATTAAATATTTCAAGATCGTATGTTTCACGAATTGAAAAAAAGGCATTAAGTAAATTAAATAAAGAATTACTTTTTAAAAAATAA
- a CDS encoding glycosyltransferase family 2 protein, whose protein sequence is MFFDLIEKIASIIINLVYIISFYYLAVSILGLLLRNRENRKIENKNRFAIVIAAHNEEKVISNSLNSLKNLNYDKEFYDIFVIADNCTDRTKEYSLAQGALVYERFDDKNKGKGYALEWMFNKIFDMGDKYSAIIVLDADNIVSPNFLTEMNVKLNNGHKVIQGYIDSKNPNDNWLTMSYSIAFWSNNRLFQLCRDNLGLSCQLSGTGFCLDIETLKKVGWGATCLTEDLEFTCKLIMNNMRVVFAYKAVVYDEKPLTLKQSWNQRRRWMQGFADVSSRYFWKLTERVFSHKDLRALDCALYSIQPIVITILGIVSMFNICKLSLSLSAVLMGQPLIFEFKAIRFISLAYFIFQLMITPIMIHLDSKLTFKVLLYYIFIYPFYIITWVPISIQGILNKNKKEWFHTDHSRNVSINELEKFKN, encoded by the coding sequence TTGTTTTTTGATTTGATTGAAAAAATAGCTTCAATTATCATAAATTTAGTTTATATTATTTCATTTTATTATTTAGCAGTTTCAATATTGGGTCTTCTTTTGAGAAATAGAGAAAATAGAAAAATTGAAAATAAAAATAGATTTGCTATTGTTATTGCAGCTCATAATGAAGAAAAGGTTATTTCTAATAGTTTAAATAGTTTAAAAAATTTGAATTACGATAAAGAATTTTATGATATTTTTGTTATAGCGGATAATTGTACGGATAGAACAAAAGAATATTCTTTAGCTCAGGGAGCATTAGTATACGAAAGATTTGATGATAAGAATAAAGGGAAAGGCTATGCTCTAGAATGGATGTTTAATAAAATATTTGATATGGGAGATAAATATTCTGCTATTATTGTTTTAGATGCTGATAACATTGTATCACCTAATTTTTTAACAGAAATGAATGTGAAATTAAATAATGGACATAAAGTTATTCAAGGTTATATTGATAGTAAAAATCCAAATGATAATTGGCTTACAATGAGTTATTCTATAGCTTTTTGGAGTAATAATAGATTATTTCAGTTATGTAGGGATAATTTAGGGTTGTCTTGTCAGCTATCAGGTACAGGATTTTGTTTAGATATTGAAACTCTTAAAAAAGTTGGATGGGGAGCTACGTGCCTTACAGAAGATTTAGAGTTTACTTGTAAATTAATAATGAATAATATGAGAGTTGTATTTGCCTATAAGGCTGTGGTTTATGATGAAAAGCCTCTTACATTAAAACAATCATGGAATCAAAGAAGAAGGTGGATGCAAGGATTCGCTGATGTATCAAGTAGATATTTTTGGAAGCTAACAGAAAGGGTGTTTTCTCATAAAGATTTGAGAGCATTAGACTGTGCCTTATATTCCATACAACCTATAGTAATAACTATACTTGGAATAGTTTCGATGTTTAATATTTGTAAGTTATCGTTATCATTAAGTGCTGTTCTTATGGGACAACCATTAATTTTCGAATTTAAAGCTATAAGATTCATATCATTAGCCTATTTTATATTTCAACTTATGATAACTCCTATAATGATACATTTAGATTCTAAACTAACATTTAAAGTTTTACTTTATTATATATTTATATACCCATTTTATATAATAACTTGGGTGCCTATATCTATACAGGGAATTTTAAATAAAAATAAAAAAGAATGGTTTCATACAGATCATTCAAGAAATGTAAGTATTAATGAACTAGAAAAATTTAAGAATTAA
- the sigG gene encoding RNA polymerase sporulation sigma factor SigG, with protein sequence MISKVEICGVNTAKLPVLKDKEMKELLLKMRNGDTKSREVFIQGNLRLVLSVIHRFNNRGENVDDLFQVGCIGLIKALDNFDLTQNVKFSTYAVPMIIGEIRRYLRDNNAIRVSRSLRDIAYKALIVKDKLMSENNKEPTVSQIAKELDIPREEVVFALDAIQDPISLFEPIYHDGGDSIFVLDQISDSKNCYENWIEDISIKEAMKKLNKRETMILNLRFFTGRTQMEVAEEIGISQAQVSRLEKTALKHMRKYI encoded by the coding sequence ATGATAAGTAAGGTTGAAATATGTGGTGTTAATACAGCTAAATTACCTGTGCTTAAGGACAAAGAGATGAAAGAACTTTTATTAAAAATGAGAAATGGTGACACAAAATCTAGAGAGGTGTTTATACAAGGAAATTTGAGGCTAGTATTGAGTGTTATACACAGATTTAATAATAGGGGAGAAAATGTAGATGATCTGTTCCAAGTCGGTTGTATAGGACTTATTAAAGCTTTAGATAATTTTGATTTAACACAAAATGTTAAATTTTCTACTTATGCAGTTCCTATGATAATAGGAGAAATTAGAAGATATTTGAGAGATAATAATGCTATTAGGGTTAGCAGATCTTTGAGAGATATAGCATATAAGGCTTTAATCGTAAAAGATAAGCTTATGTCGGAGAATAATAAAGAGCCTACTGTATCTCAAATTGCTAAAGAGTTAGATATTCCCCGAGAGGAAGTTGTATTTGCCTTAGATGCTATACAAGATCCAATATCATTGTTTGAGCCTATTTATCATGATGGAGGAGATTCAATTTTTGTGTTGGATCAGATAAGTGATTCCAAGAATTGTTATGAAAATTGGATAGAAGATATATCTATAAAAGAGGCTATGAAAAAATTAAATAAAAGAGAAACTATGATATTAAATTTAAGATTTTTTACTGGAAGAACTCAAATGGAGGTTGCTGAGGAAATTGGTATTTCTCAAGCACAAGTGTCCAGGTTAGAGAAAACAGCTTTGAAACATATGAGAAAGTACATATAA
- a CDS encoding sigma-E processing peptidase SpoIIGA: MVIYYDLFVFENFIFNLFVLYTSFKMLNLKLNLLRLLIASAISSFIASLILINLNSVLYLLFITLLSILSGLILCMPSIRLYYFVQIIVSMLFTSFVLFGIIKFLNVWLITINYRIILIIFIVVFVIYSVVKKYITRSAFFNNYIFEIELNYQNKIYKFRGFLDTGNELYEPVSGLPVIIVEKRCIPGVFYHEKYFYKIPYKVITGDTSYFEGIKIKNVYFKNNNRDFYADVILCTTNTLLDSNKRFEAILSRCII; this comes from the coding sequence ATGGTTATTTATTATGACTTATTTGTATTTGAGAACTTCATTTTTAATTTATTTGTTTTATATACGTCTTTTAAAATGCTGAATTTAAAATTAAATTTACTTAGGTTATTAATTGCATCTGCCATATCATCATTTATAGCTAGTTTGATTTTAATAAATTTAAATTCTGTGCTTTATTTATTATTTATTACATTACTAAGTATATTAAGTGGATTGATTTTATGTATGCCTAGCATTAGACTTTATTATTTTGTACAAATAATTGTAAGTATGTTATTCACATCATTTGTATTATTTGGAATTATTAAATTTTTAAATGTATGGTTAATAACTATAAATTATAGAATTATATTAATAATTTTTATTGTTGTTTTTGTCATATATAGCGTGGTAAAAAAATATATAACTAGGAGTGCATTTTTTAATAATTACATATTTGAGATAGAATTAAACTATCAAAATAAAATTTATAAATTTAGGGGGTTCTTAGATACAGGTAATGAATTATATGAACCAGTATCTGGCTTACCAGTAATAATTGTAGAGAAAAGATGTATTCCAGGTGTTTTTTATCATGAAAAGTATTTTTATAAAATACCGTATAAGGTTATAACGGGGGATACATCATATTTTGAAGGTATAAAGATCAAGAATGTTTATTTTAAAAATAACAATAGAGATTTTTATGCTGATGTTATTTTGTGTACAACCAACACATTGTTAGATTCTAATAAACGTTTTGAAGCAATATTATCTAGGTGCATAATTTAG
- a CDS encoding response regulator transcription factor has product MGKKILIIEDELNIAELLRYNLTKNGFDVKCTLDGLDIINVVTEFRPELILLDLMLTEKDGFEICNELSTNENTNKIPIIIVSSKNREFDKILALDLGADDYICKPFSINEVIARIKAVFRRMEKLNISRINLSYDFKFGDILLDLKKREVYKKGRKLDMTFKEFELLVMLIKSNGRVLTREYILDNIWGYNYIGETRTVDVHVRNLRKKIENDDKNPIFIETVRGIGYKFNLKDNEEF; this is encoded by the coding sequence ATGGGTAAAAAGATTTTAATTATTGAAGATGAATTAAATATTGCTGAATTATTAAGATATAATTTGACAAAAAATGGATTTGATGTAAAATGTACTTTAGATGGATTAGATATAATTAATGTTGTAACAGAATTTAGACCCGAATTGATATTGCTTGACTTAATGCTAACTGAAAAAGATGGTTTTGAAATATGTAATGAGTTATCTACTAATGAGAATACTAATAAAATACCGATAATAATAGTTTCTTCAAAAAATAGAGAGTTTGATAAAATTTTAGCACTAGATCTTGGAGCAGATGATTATATTTGTAAACCGTTTTCCATAAATGAAGTAATTGCTCGAATAAAAGCTGTATTTAGAAGAATGGAAAAATTGAATATAAGTAGAATTAACTTATCTTATGATTTCAAATTTGGTGATATATTGTTAGATTTAAAAAAGAGAGAAGTATATAAAAAAGGCAGAAAGCTAGATATGACTTTTAAAGAATTTGAGTTATTAGTTATGCTAATAAAAAGCAATGGACGTGTTTTAACTAGAGAATATATACTTGATAATATTTGGGGATACAATTATATAGGTGAAACTAGAACTGTAGATGTTCACGTTAGAAATTTAAGAAAAAAGATAGAAAATGATGACAAAAATCCTATATTTATTGAGAC